CCAGTGCAGGTGGTTTTTTCCAAGCTCAGGCCTTCCCCTCTTTCGCCTCTTTTTCATCCATACCCTCCTCGGGCACGTCCCCCTCGGGAAGCTGCACCACCTCCACGCCCGCATTCTCGAAGAACTCCAAGGCCTTGGTGTCTGGATAGCTGTTTTTGAACACCACCCGCTTTATCTTGGCATTAATGAGCATCTTGGCACACAGGATGCAGGGCTGATGGGTGCAGTACAGCGTTGCACCCTCGGTGCTCACGCCATGAAGCGCTGCCTGTATGATGGCGTTCTGCTCTGCGTGCACAGCTCTGCACAGCTCGTGGCGCTCTCCAGAGGGAATGTTGCTCTGCTGGCGCAGACATCCGAGCTCGAGGCAGTGCACCATTCCAGAGGGAACACCATTGTAGCCCGTGGAGAGAATGCGCTTATCTCTCACCAGCACAGCACCCACTCTCGTTCTGAGGCAGGTGGAGCGGCTCGATACCACCTCCGCAATCCTCATGAAGTACTCGTCCAGCGATGGTCTCTTCTCACAGCTCATCTTGGACACTGAATTGGACGATGCCAATATATGCTTTGTCCCAAAGAGTCCTTATATAGCTCCAACCAAACGTGTGTTGGGATGTACATGCTCACGAAGGAGGAGGGAAGGCTGGCAGTGGTTCTGGCAAGAGAGGCGATAGAGAGCTATCTGAAAGAGGGGAGGCGAATAGAGCCCTCTGGGCTTCCCAAGGTGTTCGAGGAGAAAAGGGGAGTGTTCGTTACTCTCCACAGAGTGGGGGATGGCAAGGAGCTTAGGGGATGCATAGGCTTTCCATACCCCATCCACCCCCTGAAGGAGGCAATCGTGGAGGCTGCGATAAGCGCTGCCATTTCTGATCCAAGGTTTCCTCCCGTCAGTGCATCGGAGCTGGAGCACATCGTGGTGGAGCTCACGGTGCTCACAGAGCCGACACCCGTAAGATGCAGCCCACGCGAGCTTCCAGAGCACATCGAGATTGGAAAACACGGTCTGATGGTGAGGTATGGCCCCCATCAGGGGCTGCTGCTGCCCCAGGTGGCTCCAGAGCACGGCATGGATGAGGTGGAGTTTCTCTGCCACACGTGTCTTAAGGC
The sequence above is a segment of the Methermicoccus shengliensis DSM 18856 genome. Coding sequences within it:
- a CDS encoding deoxycytidylate deaminase; amino-acid sequence: MSCEKRPSLDEYFMRIAEVVSSRSTCLRTRVGAVLVRDKRILSTGYNGVPSGMVHCLELGCLRQQSNIPSGERHELCRAVHAEQNAIIQAALHGVSTEGATLYCTHQPCILCAKMLINAKIKRVVFKNSYPDTKALEFFENAGVEVVQLPEGDVPEEGMDEKEAKEGKA
- a CDS encoding TIGR00296 family protein, with product MLTKEEGRLAVVLAREAIESYLKEGRRIEPSGLPKVFEEKRGVFVTLHRVGDGKELRGCIGFPYPIHPLKEAIVEAAISAAISDPRFPPVSASELEHIVVELTVLTEPTPVRCSPRELPEHIEIGKHGLMVRYGPHQGLLLPQVAPEHGMDEVEFLCHTCLKAGLSPDMWLDERTEVCTFEGQIFEEVEPGGDVVEKSVC